The DNA region TCCTGTCCGTCGCGCGGAAGGTGGAGGCCGCTGACCAGGCGGTGTAGACCAGCTCGCGGATGCTCAGGCCCGAGGCGAGGATCTGACGCTTCAGCTCGGCGATGTCGCTACTGTCGACCAGCTCATGGTCTACCGGAGGCAGCGGGTCTTGCCAGATGAAGTCCTCCTTGGGCACCTCGGGGCCGAGGTAACGGGACTTGGGGCCCATATCGCGGTGGGTGAGCTTGAACCAAGCCTTCGCAAAAGCGTCAGCAAAGGCCGCGGGGTCGTCACGGAATCGCCTGGCTATCGGGGCGTAGATCGGGTCTTCCCTGAGGGCCAGGTCAGTTGTGAGCATCACAGGTGCGTGCACCTTCTCGGGGTCGTGCGCGTCAGGGACGAGGTCTTGTGGCTCGGGGTTCACTGCCACCCACTGCCAGGCCCCTCCCGGACTCTTCTCCAACCTCCACTCGTACTTGAACAAGATCTCCAAGAACTTGTTGTCCCACTTGGTCGGCGTGGGTGTCCAGGCCCCCTCGAGGCCGCTAGTGATGGTGTGGGGCCCCTTACCGGTGCCGAAGCTGTTCTTCCAGCCGAGGCCCTGCTGCTCAAGAGGGGCCGCATCGGGCTCTGGCCCGAGATGCTTCTTGGGATCGGCAGCCCCGTGAGTCTTGCCGAAAGTGTGACCGCCGGCAATGAGGGCTACCGTGTCCACATCGTCCATCCCCATGCGCGAAAAGATCTCGCGGATCTCTTTCGCAGCAGCCAGAGGATCGGGGTTTCCGCCCGGACCTTCCGGGTTGACGTAGATGAGACCCATCTGCGTGGCAGCGAGCGGAGCCTGGAGCACTCGCTCGCCGTTGTTGCTGTGCCGCTGGTCGCCCAGCCACTCGATCTCCGGACCCCAATAGACGTCCTCTGGCGGCTCCCAGATGTCCACGCGTCCGGCCCCGAAGCCCAGAGTCTTGAACCCCATGGACTCCATGGCCACATTGCCAGCCAGAATGATCAGGTCGGCCCAGGAGATCTTGTTCCCGTACTTTTTCTTGATGGGCCACAGGAGACGGACTGCCTTGTCCAGGCTGATGTTGTCAGGCCAACTCTTGCGCGGCGGGAAGCGGATGCTGCCGTCGAGGGAGCCGCCGCGACCATCAAAGACACGATACGAGCCAGCGCTGTGCCAGGCCAGTCGGATAAAGAGCGGGCCATAATGACCGTAATCGGCGGGCCACCAGTCTTGCGACTCGGTCATGAGGCGGCGCAGGTCTTCTTTGAGGGCGTAGTAATCGAGTTCAGCGAAAGCTTTGGCGTAATTGTAGCCAGGGTCCGTGGGGGTGAGGGTGGGAGGGTTCTGATAAAGGATCCGCAAGTTCAGTTCGTTGGGCCACCACACCCGAAGCATGTTTCCGCCGAGCGTGGCGTGCCTGTAATCGTACATTGCGACCTGCTCTCTAGTGTCCCTCGCCATGGCCCTCCTCCTGA from Dehalococcoidia bacterium includes:
- the katG gene encoding catalase/peroxidase HPI → MYDYRHATLGGNMLRVWWPNELNLRILYQNPPTLTPTDPGYNYAKAFAELDYYALKEDLRRLMTESQDWWPADYGHYGPLFIRLAWHSAGSYRVFDGRGGSLDGSIRFPPRKSWPDNISLDKAVRLLWPIKKKYGNKISWADLIILAGNVAMESMGFKTLGFGAGRVDIWEPPEDVYWGPEIEWLGDQRHSNNGERVLQAPLAATQMGLIYVNPEGPGGNPDPLAAAKEIREIFSRMGMDDVDTVALIAGGHTFGKTHGAADPKKHLGPEPDAAPLEQQGLGWKNSFGTGKGPHTITSGLEGAWTPTPTKWDNKFLEILFKYEWRLEKSPGGAWQWVAVNPEPQDLVPDAHDPEKVHAPVMLTTDLALREDPIYAPIARRFRDDPAAFADAFAKAWFKLTHRDMGPKSRYLGPEVPKEDFIWQDPLPPVDHELVDSSDIAELKRQILASGLSIRELVYTAWSAASTFRATDRRGGANGARIRLAPQKDWEVNEPAQLAKVLGVLEEIQARFNAAQSGNKRVSLADLIVLGGVAAVEEAARRAGFQVEVPFYPGRTDASQDQTEVEFYQHLEPIADGFRNYVKAGYETLPSERVLVDKAHLLALTVPEMVVLIGGLRALGATYRGEPHGVLTERPGVLTNDFFVNLLDMSVEWRPTDNPQIYEGYDRATGRLKWTATRVDLVFGSNAQLRAQAEFYAQDDNREKFVRDFVAAWNKVMNLDRFDLFWW